Within Rissa tridactyla isolate bRisTri1 chromosome 4, bRisTri1.patW.cur.20221130, whole genome shotgun sequence, the genomic segment GCCAGGCTGGATAATTTTACAAAGAGAAATTTTACAGTTCCATTTTCTCCCCGTagttgtcatggtttcagctgggacagagttgactttcttactagtagctggtatagtgctatgctttgggtttgggatgggaaataCTGTTGATAGTGCCCTGGTGGTTTTGGTTATTGCTAGGCAtccaaggctttttctgctcctcacaccaccctgccaggaagcaggctggggggacacaagaagctgggaggggacacagcagagacagctgaccccatctgaccaaagggatattccatgccatacaACATCATGTTcaatatataaagctgggggaagaaaaaggaaggggggaagttCAGAGTTATGGtatttgccttcccaagtaacctTTACACGTGCtggaaccctgctttcctggagatggctgaacacctgcctgctgatgggaagcagggaataaattccttgttttgctttgcttgcatgcgcggcttttgctttacttattaaactgtctttatttcgacccttgagtttttcctcacttctacTGTCCgatttctctcccccatcccaagtGGGGAGAGTAAGCGAGTGGCTgagtggtcctggctgctggctggggttaaaccacgacagtagtgaaagaagaaaaatcatttaaaggtactattgtaaatatttttatcataaacAATGGTATCTCGGccaggtttgttttgtttaggcAGAAAATTCTACGCATCGAGGCTCAGCCCAACTCTTTTTGTAAGACTTCTATGAAACACAATGGGGAATTTGCTCAAGTAGGAACTGCTGGGTGGTGCTTACTgagatttactttttctttagtATATGGCTCTCTCTAAACTGGGGAATACTTAACAAATGAATGATAATTAAATAgatatgggggtttttttctcatttaaggTATGGATTTGTAGAGCGATGCAAAGAACTGGTAGAAGCAGGGTACGATGTTCGACAACCAGACAAAGAAAATGTGACTCTTCTTCACTGGGCAGCGATAAACAACAGACAGGAGCTGGTTAAGTAAGCTCTAGGGTCCTTGTGAAAGTAACACAAGTATTCTGCCACCGTTATTTATAATCACTTTGTTGCTGGTatacttcaaaacaaagcaacgtgctgcttgaggaaaaaaagcataaaattcaaattttaaccCAGTTACCTTGGTGAAAATGTCACTGAAATGTAAACTTACCACAGTTTCTTTGTATGTGAAATCCTGTAGGACATGAAATCATTAGATTTtcctgggtttggtttgtttaacAAAGATTAAAGCTGATTTTATAAGTGCCTTGCtaattactatatttttttcttaaatattttctcaaaatagCATCCTTTACTGAAAAAATACTCTTGTCCATTTACTtctctagtgattttttttattattatgagcTATTTACTACTAGAGCTACGTTACCCTTAGTTTGAcgttttaatgttttattatgtCTATTTTTAATCTTATTGTGTTGTTGTTACACAGATATTATATTTCCAAAGGGGCAATAGTGGATCAGCTAGGCGGAGATTTGAATTCAACTCCCCTTCACTGGGCCATTAGGTACGCTGCTTACAACTACTAATTGTAAACCCGGTAGTATTAACAGTTATATTTTGTGTAGCACAACAGTGCTCATCTTAAATCAAATTCTATGGTATGTTTATTTTATTGAGGTATAAGGAGCTTCACAGCGTGTCCATAATGATGCTGAAATCTGTTCTCTGATTCCTGGCAACTTTGCAGGCCACAAAGTTGTGTTATGTGCGTATCTGTGTTTCAGTCACTTGGACTCAGAATTCGAAGTTTCCCTAGGGATGAAGGAGTGCTGCTCAGACTTTGCCTCATAAGTTCTGCCTTACTGGGCAAAGAAGACTTGGCTGTGTTAGGGCACTGAAATTAATTAACTGTTGATGCTTATCAGGGCACACTTTAAGTCTGAAAAAGCTGTTGTCATGGATTCCCTCAGATCTCAGCCTGTCTAGTTAATACGCTTTCAGTTTTTTTAGCTTCTGCACTAGATTCCCCTGACGTGCTTTCGTAAGACTCAATGCTGCCAGTCCTGGACTTTAAAGCACAAGCGTGTAGCAGTAGGACCAGTGTAAGACATCTTGTTGTTCAGAGGCATGTAGAGAGGTCTTCGCCCTTCTTCCCCTGGTGGCATTAGCTTTTCCTCTCGGGCTCCTTAGAGCTGCCACTACACACACGCAGTCGCTCTGTGCAAATTCTGACATTGGAAGATCAGTTCTTTCTTCTTGTAAGAGCATGGCTCTCTTCTTATAAGAGAAGGCTATCCTAGCCTTCTGCCAAACACAGTTAGATACTTCTGAGAAAGACTGCTCACAGGAGAAATTGCTGTAGAATAATCATCGTATTCTAAATCAACAGTTTGCCTTAGATTAACATATTAAGgtatatatttaatataactTTCTCATATAaacttttgatttaaaagaaGGAATTTCCTGAATAAGAACACCAGAATCTGAAAGGAAACTTTTTTGGGAGGGTATCTATGAGAATTATTAAGGCAATGCTTTTATTAAAATTTCCGTCTTTTTTTGTCGTCTCTATAGTTTCATTTCATATATCGTTACAGACAAGGACACCTACCTATGGTCATGTTACTGTTGAAATGTGGAGCGGATCCCAGTCTTATTGATGGGGAAGGATTCAGCAGCGTTCATTTAGCAGTGCTGTTTCAGCACATGCCCATTGTTGCTTATCTCGTAGCAAAAGGCCAGGTATGTTGTTGATGTCCCAAGGATTCTTTTCTACTTGCGAGTAGCTGCCTCCGTGTACCGTACATTTCAGaattaactgttttgttttctagatGATAAGCAGGTATTTGACAACTATTTCCCTGTACCATAGACTCTGTCCTGTTCTTGTCATCGCTGTACGATTCAGAGCATTTAAGGAGAGTTGTTAAGGCTGTGCAGATTTGTGGTGCTGTATAAATAACAACTGGCTTTTAAACCTGATAACAAGAAGCGGTATGTGAAGTGTATACATCATGAAGTACTTAGTATTTGATTACGAATTTGTAACTAATAATCTGTGCAATTGTCCATCAATTGAAGCATGAAGAATAGATGATCAGACTAGGTCTGAGTTTTTTATTAGAAATGTCtggtttctgtattttctgtaattttatatTGTATCCACTCTAGTTGATGTCTGCTTAGCTTACATCTGAAGTAAGCAGAATTAAGGACAAGTGTAAATTGTCaaataaaaaggagaggagagttCTTATATGATCTAGACTGTTTCTTTGAAACACTGTGTGTTAAAATTTAAAGATTTGGTATTTCTTTCTCATAGAGCTCTCTTTAGTAGAGTAACTGACTTCTGGAATGTAGGTATCAATGCTATATATCACAAATTTAAGGAAGTTTTTATCCTACCGGTCTTCTACTAAAAATCTAAATGATTAAATGTTTAAGTAAATCTGGTCTGATGCAATGATGGGTGGAGACAGGGAAGAAGGAAACCTTCattgtgaaaagaaagaagattagGTAACACAAAGTAGATGTTTAAATAATTATGTATCTCTATATaataaatttttttgttgttgtttaataaACTAGTTTTATGTACTTGAACATTCTGTTATGTACCTCTGTTTATGCAAGGAAGATGGTTAGCGCTGGTTTGTGAGGCACACtttatttatagtatttttgCACAAAAGAGGACAAGAAATGTGGTTAACATGGTTCCCTTAAAAGTATCCGTAGTGGAGAGTCTGCCTTAAAAATATCCATAGTGGAGACTCAGCGTATTCTGAAAGGAGTGACATGCAAGACTCagaggggaagaaattttttaaatgaatgtttgCTTCTTGGCTGGTATAATTTGGTTTCTTTCAGTACTGCAATGAAGCTAAACCTGTTGGATACCTCTGAAACTGACCATCTCTCTGTTTCCTGAAATCGCTAGTAATCACttgcttataatttttttttcttatccttagAACATAGACACAACAGACTTGAATGGACAAACACCTTTAATGTTATCAGCACAAAAAGTGATTGGGTAAGTAGTGAATAACTTAAAAAGAAGCTATTTATTATACCCAAGAAGCAGTGAGATGGTTTTTCTTATGAAAACTTTTTGTTATACTCATTCCTTTCACTTTTAGTTGTATTAAAATATACAGTATTTCAGAGATCAGGAGTTATGAAGTGGTGAATTGGATATAGCAAAGAAAGTCAAAAGAATTTCTTAAGGAAGTTTAGGTTTGCAGCTGAGTTGGCTGCAGTGTTAAttcccagaaaataaaataaatggaggtGGGCACAGTAAAATGCCtttagaataaataaaatgtgGAGATGTAAGCTTATATACAGTGTTGTAGAAAGATATAATCTATCTATGTACctcatatttattaaaattgGAAGATAACATATTCTGGAGAAAAACCCTCAGGGCGGGTGCTGAATTATAAACTTGAATCTGTCTTTGATGAGCCTGTTCTGAGACACAGCATTGTGTAGCTGCTGTTATTTCACAGATTGGGAACAGTGGTTTTTATAAGACGTTCAAAAATTTCATCTCCAGTGCAGGTTATCTTCTGTTTGTTAACTTTTATACTTTATTTTCATCTAGACCAGAACCCACGAGGTTTCTCTTAAAGTTTAACCCCTCTCTCAATGCTGTAGACAATGTTCAAAAGAACACTGCACTGCATTGGGCAATAACATCAGGCAATACTAGTGCAGTGGATCTCTTGCTGGAAGCTGGTGCTAGCCTGGACGTAAAAAATGTCAAGGTACAGTTTCTTTCATGATATTTCATTCCATGTAGCGTGAACGTGTAAAATGAACGTAAAGAAAAATCTGAGTCCTCTCTCCTTTGGATATCCTTTGGAACAGGGGCTGACTAAGAGCCGGGCGTTCTTAGCCTTTTCCAGAAGGAGTTAGCACCTTTCGCGTGGTGTGACACGAAGTATGAATACAGATATTCTTTGCAACCTTCATTTGATGAACAGCCAATCCTTTCACTCACTCGGAACATAATTGTGTCCTTTGCGgatcctcccttttttctttttcttttttttttttcttttaaattgtctGTTTTCTACGTCAAAACATTGTCGTGAGGAGTAATGACTCCGgccagacttttaaaaataacagtatctTGGTGTCTGGTGAGACTCTTCAAGCCTTTAAAAACATGTATGTCATCCTGTGAAAACCAGTGTTTGATAATGCCTGTTTACACGTTCAAAAGGGCCATCACATATGAAAGTATTTGTCCTAATATTTGTAAAAACTGATAATGAGAAGTGTAAGCTCTCGATTCCTATGACTATATAGATATGTTCGTACAGTGTAGCTATTCAGGGTTTGTGTATTAAGCTGTGCAGTTTTTCCGTCTGCCACTTCTTTTTATTCATATGTATGACTCTTAAGAcattgtttggttttaaaaagttAGCATAAACAAgaaaccttccttttctgctAGAATAATACATGCTTACTGACACTATAGCGTTTCAGGTTATTGGACATAGTCCAACAGATAACTCAAATGGATATAATCTGGTTGGAAGTATCAGTTTTTAGAACTACAAAGCACTGGATTAAGCATGTTAAAACTCTGAATTTAGCTTAcccttgccttaaaaaaaaaaggggggggggaggagaggagtaaCTGCCAAGTGATTCTTGTTTTAGCTATATTTATTTCTAGCTTCTGGTAAAAAGGAAAGTATTTATGTGTTAAGTgcataaagaaacaaacatttctgttgtTACAGGGAGAGACACCAGTGGACCTTGCTTATCGAAGTCTGAATCGCTTCATGGTTTATATggtaaaagaggaagaaagaatgagaagcagaagaaataacaGGTTACTGAAAACAGTAGAGAAATATGAGGTAATTTGACAAGTAATAACTAATGGAAATAAAACAACAGCATTCCATGTTTAGAATAATATGCAATTATCTCTTTTCTCAAGAGGATCTTCTAAGGTTTATGAAATTGAGCGCACAGAAGTAAAATGCTTTAGAAGCGTGTAGCAGTGGTTTGGGTGGGGGGGTTTTGtgtcttcccccccagccccccctttgATGTGTTCACGTGTCACTTTGTCTTGTCTACCTTGAGTCTTTCAGCATTTGTTATTACATGAACTGAATAATTTTGAACTAAGTCCTGCTTGAATactttgtcatgttttaacaatAACCAGGTCTTCCTGCTGTGGGCGTCTTCCTTGACGTTGATGTGGGCCATAGGACACGTGGTGAACTTAAGTTCTGATTCTTGGCTTTTGAAAGGAGgtctgcttctcttcctgctcTTTGGGATGGCTCTGTTTGTGAGGTTTGTggctttttctctctgtatatgtatttatttgttataGATGCCATGTAAGGTATCTAATGCAGTATTCTTTTCAGAGTTTAGTTTCACTTAGCGTTAAAAATATCTCCTGAGAAATGGTTGCAGAGTGTGTGAAGGATTTAAATGCATGTGCTTTTTAGAGCGACCACAGAAATTGAATGTCTTAGGTGTATAAAATAATAGTTTCTCATCACTGAAAGATTTGGGCAAAAAGTGTTTAAGCGGTCTGTTAGCTAATTTTAATGATAAAGAGAGTGTTATTGAAGGTCTGCACCTGGTAGACACTCAGAAATGTGCTTTATCTCGACTTTTCCTTCTGTATTGGTGACACAGAATGAGTTTTAATGAACCAttccctccccctctgctccccggaCCTCCCAGTGTTATCTGAAGCTGTGTCGCAGGTTTCCGTCTTTTGTCAACACTTACTGCAAGAGTCAGTGCTCCTTGAAATGGCGATGCTATCAGTGGCCAAATAGGCAGAGATGGCACTTTTCACCTAGTGCTGCAGTACTTCTGATACATAATTTTAGGCTGGAACAGTGCattcatctgttttatttttgcattgttaACTCCCTACGCATCTGCCTAAATAATGCTTTTGAGTGACAATTCTCGATTGCTTTAAGAGAGACATGAAATATACTTTGTGtgtgaagtttttaaaataacaaatcatAATTTATACTCTACGGGGTTAACTTTTAAAtacgtttttaaaaaatatttttttcttttaatgttctttcAGGCAATTTGTGGGGCTCAAGAATCTAAGGTATCttcccacagcatttctgctAAGTTCAATTTTTTGGATGTCCGTGACCTGGTTTCTCTGGTTCCTGCCTGATATCCTTTTGGTCAAGAAATGCAATAGAACTCTTCCTAATAAGTCCAAGCCTGGTCATGCAAACAGTAATGAGCAGTCCCAGATAATTCTGCATGACTTAATGTGTGGTAAGATTGGTTTACTTCCATTGAGCAGGGGTGGAGTATCTTTGAGTTTAAATTAAAGTTTCATACGGACTAAAAATTCATACCTTCTTTCATCTTTAGCAGATATTTGTGTACAATTCTGAACTATTTCTTATGTTACTGGaatatcaaaatgaaaacatctttgtTATTAACCTACTTGTCCCTGTTACCACCTCCATGTGACTCTTTAATCTTCCTCATTGAGACCCTCATACAGTAATGTATTTTGGCATGTAGTGTGACTGGATAACACATGCATTAATAGTAATTTTCAAAAcatctcttctttctgaaataacAATGATTTGATAGCTAGTGGTATTCgtgcttctgcttttaaaaacaacaacaacaccctccccacccccgcaAAAAACAGGGAACAAATTTCTTCATGTCCCTCCAAAATAGATCTTCCAGTCTCCCATCTTTCTTTATTCACAGGTTACGCTGCATCCTCTGTGTACAGGGCATTAATGTCTaccttttatttactttctttgaaaaggctttgcacaaaaataaagtacaaaaatattttagtagctTACACTCTCTTTTCAGTGCCCTGCTTTGTTGTTACACAGGGGGCATCTGTTTATTTATTGATTAAGTTCTATGAAAAGGCCTTTAGGGAGATACTTAGAACTGTAAATAATTTTCTACTAAACCAGCTATAGTATATTGCTacacaattttaattaatttttaattacttcctCCTTTAACTGGCATTTTCCTTTGTACTCTTCCTAATTAAGATGTTCTTATTAGAATTATCAGGATTAACTTCGATGAACTGATCAAGTATATTCCCGCTGGGGATAGACGCATATGCTTGTCTAAATGAAGATCAAGTTACTCGGTGTTGCGCTGTGAAGTTTGAAGATTTTCTTGGTGTCATctaaattaaaagggaaaaaaaaaatccaaccataGGGGTTTGAGTCAGACACTTTGCTGAAGATAAAGAGTGTAGCAATATTCTGGAAGGTCTAACCACAGCTTGGTGAGATGGGCAAGTGGATGGTTTTCCATTTCACTGTCCAACCCTCTTTCTCATTAATGTCTTTTCCTTCTGGAGCTGGTCACAGATCTGAGTGTTATACAAGCGTTCAGTATTCTAGTTACCTGTATTTCTGTCTGAATGAAAATCCAGCCATTCTAGTTAAGGACTACTGCCAGCTCCAAAAAATAATAGAAGTGTGAATAGACCAGCGGTATCCACAGGCAATCATTTTGACTTCTGTAGTGGACCCTGCAATTGCATCGTAACAAACGCAGCTGTACGACTGTTAATAGACAGCACcaatatttcataatttattaTCTTGATTTTAATTAGAGCTGCTTTGCAGCGGTTTTAGTTTGTAAGACAAAACAACCTTGAGGTtgcagcacttcttttttttttttttttttttttttttttttttaagagttattCACACTGTGCAGTTTAGATAGTGACTGAGTGGTCACTGGAGATGGGAGCCAGGCTTGGGCTCCCTGGCTGTTCCTTGGTGGCATCATGGACTGTTCTTTAGGAGCTTGAGCTCTCAGGTTCAATGCTTGACTTTAATTGGTATGAAACGTATCCCACTCGGCATTCCTCTGTGGCTGTATGGAGATAGTTGAtatgtttttctccctctttcaccAGACGTACAGATCTCTCTACTCCATAGCGTAAAAGTTGTGTTCGTAATGACTATATGTCCTCTGTCGAGTATGATAATAATTTGTCTGCTGGAGAAGTTGGAGCAAATAACTATATATGAAAAGGACTGAATTTAAGTCTGCTAAGACTTCATGGGAGATGACTTTCTTCTATATACAGTCATTAAAACAGTCAGCCACTGGGTAAAAGCAAAGGGTCTGCAAGAATAAAAATGTCCAATTAGACCAGAAATTTGTCATTGTATCATCACGGTTTTTCTAGTATATTTGTGAGGGAAGAAGGGTTCCCAGTAGCTGCCCCATTACCTTCAGAAGTGTTTGGCAGTGTTGCGTGTTTTTTTTGAGTGACAGAAGTTGACCgaagttgcatttttttatctAAATATATTCAGTTTTTTTAGCTGGAACAACAAGAGAGGGCAAGACTTAGAAAACGGTCCGAGTAAGAGCCTGTTTGGTGACTTAGGGGTGTGTGCAGCAGTCAAACAAATCTCACAGCTGCTGGAAGCTTAATAACTATGCATGTCTGATTGgtattgtttaaataaaatagaaagaattcagaggggggaaaaaagaagttgaATTAATTTTCAGTCTCTTCAATATTCAGAAGCAAAAGTCTGCGCTCTGCTAGTGAGGAGGACAGGGAGCTGTAGTGTGATGCAGCTTTATACAGTTGTAAAAGTCTTCTCTTCAACACTCAAATGACGGAATATTCAGCTTCTGTGATATAATGGCCTCCGAAGGACAGAGAGGATCCTACTATAAAAGCAAAAATCATTCTGTTCCTTTTTGTTGATTGTAAAATAGCataaattaattttgtagaaTATTTTGTTTGACAAATAGCAGTGACATGAGaatatatataagaatatattCCTTAACCTGAATATTACATGTGACCAATACAATTCTTGAAATCACCGTCATGTTCAGTGTGGTGGgtcttctttattatttttataaaacttgGAGAACTGACCCTGGATATATtaagacttcagaaaaagaaagaaaagaggtagGTGAAACGAATGGAAGGGCTCACCTGGTGcaacacatacatatttttggttggtttttttgtcgTCCTGTGTAGCTTTGTTCAACTTGAGAGCagtgaaaaaactttttttctttttttaagtgtttagCTCTGTCATTGAACAACATAGATCACAGATAATTTCTTCTGCTACTGCTTGTTTCCTTATCTTCATCATCCTGACATAATTTACTTGCCTCCATCTTCTCATTGAAACGTGGGTCTGTACCAAACATCGTACAGACCCACACCACTGACATTATCTGCGATATAAATTCACATAGACCTTCacttaataaatataaattttgaaTGATTTTTCACTCTAGTTGTCAAAGGTTAGAAAGAGATACTCACAGTGCGTTTCTACAGTGTTTCATGTTTGTATGACATATCAAAGGCTAGAAACGGCTTAAATTTTGTCAGATGCTTTGAGGATGTGTAtaatggtttgattttttggtGCTTAAGCATCGTGTAAATCGCATGCTATTTCCTAGCGCTATTTTAGAACTGCAAAAAGAAATCACAGCCAGCCAATCACTAGAGAATTTAGGATTTGGTCTCCCCAGGTTGTGGATTaaggaaagcattttgtttgCGGTCTCTTTGCTCTCCATGAGGTGGTATTTCTTTAGATTGTCTGGGAGAATAAACTGCAATTTTAACTTGTTGCCACGGGACTAGTAAACGTTGTCTATCTAGTATTCATAAAGGGACAGTAAATACAGCAGCTCTCCTCATCTCTCTGAAGTCTGGCTGACTATATCAGAGGTACCTTGTATCTTAATACCATCTCATTTTTAAGACTATTTCATtcacattatttattaattttgccAACATAGAGATGCTTTTCTGAACAGTCCTGCATGAGTGAAGTTGCATTAGTCTGTTGTGTTTCTCCTGgacctttttaatttaaaaagtgagTTACTCCTATTGGTGCTTGTCAGTCAAAATGCTTATGAACTGCAAAAGGCCGAATGTAAAAATCTTCATAGATCTCCCTGAAAATGTGATCCAAATGCAAGCGTGAACTACTTTTGTCTTTCAGAACATTGTAGCTCTTGCAGAAGCAGGTTGCTTGGACTTCAGAACATTTTGCACATCGTGTCTTGTAAGTGAGCCTTTGgtatttgtattctttttttaacctgGCTTTTACTCAATACTGTTATAAAAAGCTTATTGCTGGTCATGGAAGTGTTACATGCACAGTTTGTTGTATATTACTtagatttattattattcttttacaGTGACAATAGAGATGCATTGAGATCCTTGGCctctaattttaataaaatagcataataattattattattattaattcaatCTCTTTTTGTAAAACTAAGATGTATAGTTCTCATCTGTGTTCTGCGATGTGGGGTCTGTTATACAGTAATTGTACAAAATGTGATCGTGCCCCTGAGATGAGGCTCCAAACTTGGAGCGAAATAAATGCTTTTGCCATGACTGTATTCTTTTCCTTCATCCTCAACTAGGTAAGGAAGCCTTTGAGATCTATGCACTGCCTGGCTTGTAATTCATGTGTAGCCAGATACGACCAGCATTCTCTGTGGATTGGACAGTGCGTAGGTGAGAGTGTTTGTTTTATCAAATTTGAAAATgccacatattttaaaagttgcaGAAATAATGCCTTAGAGAGAGAGCACGCCTGATATAAGAATGCACCGTTGATACTGAAGGGGTTACAGGTAGGTGCCAGAGGGAAATAAGGTGTCAGagagaaaggcaaataaaatgatTGAAGGGATGGAGTGGTGCCCCTAGGAGTAGAGACCAAAAAGCCTGGGACTCTCTTCTCTTGAGGGAAGAAGGAACAGAGGACATGATTGAgagttgtttttggttttttttttaaaaaaagcaatgaaggTGGTGGCTAAAGTGATTGCAGAACTGTTATTTGCCAAGCACATCATATTAGAACTAGGGGAGGCTCAGTGAGAATAGCAATGGGATTTAGAGGTGGTAAAGAAAGAATGTCTTTACGTGGCACGTAGTGAAATTTTGGAGCTTGCTGCTGTAAGGGTTT encodes:
- the ZDHHC13 gene encoding palmitoyltransferase ZDHHC13, whose protein sequence is MAAGGPACKNHCHGPHRPHAHNCHSAYGDKDLPVLQGPNPIVEDPSTCDIVKATQYGFVERCKELVEAGYDVRQPDKENVTLLHWAAINNRQELVKYYISKGAIVDQLGGDLNSTPLHWAIRQGHLPMVMLLLKCGADPSLIDGEGFSSVHLAVLFQHMPIVAYLVAKGQNIDTTDLNGQTPLMLSAQKVIGPEPTRFLLKFNPSLNAVDNVQKNTALHWAITSGNTSAVDLLLEAGASLDVKNVKGETPVDLAYRSLNRFMVYMVKEEERMRSRRNNRLLKTVEKYEVFLLWASSLTLMWAIGHVVNLSSDSWLLKGGLLLFLLFGMALFVRQFVGLKNLRYLPTAFLLSSIFWMSVTWFLWFLPDVTNTILEITVMFSVVGLLYYFYKTWRTDPGYIKTSEKERKENIVALAEAGCLDFRTFCTSCLVRKPLRSMHCLACNSCVARYDQHSLWIGQCVGIGNHRYYLLFLSFLTMTGVWLLYGTLLYWSNHCATSYHQDGAWTYFTQIVCCSPWVSYIFTVACFHTLWASLGLTVQLYQIAFLGLTSHERMNLLIQRKSSKHPVSVRRTPYNLGCFQNLADFFQCSCFGMFKPNVVDWTKQYNLFHLAKEKNIHSV